One genomic segment of Streptomyces sp. TLI_146 includes these proteins:
- a CDS encoding PD40 domain-containing protein: protein MRERRLGRTGNGTARRRAAVAAMAMAMAAPLTLGAAGDAGAAGGHRIVFARYTAAAPTEDLYAISPSGGTPVPLTHTATVSEVMPSWSPDGKRVAFVRYGSGGAIDGIWTMKTTGGDLKAVPGTKGASDPAWSPDGKRIAYAKPVGTQREIYVADIDGTPATRLTHTAADDLHPTWSPDGKYLAFNRTDAAGHSRLMRIRLSTLAETAVTGPGSHDWTPDWSHGNRIAFSRVDASGFAHLYFVRPDGTGLHRITAARFNDKNPSWSPDGSRLVFTRGGTDDTDPEHLCLVRADGTALALLTKTDSHDLEADWRP, encoded by the coding sequence GTGAGGGAGCGAAGACTCGGCAGGACCGGCAACGGCACCGCGCGGCGCCGGGCGGCGGTCGCCGCCATGGCGATGGCCATGGCAGCGCCACTGACTCTCGGCGCGGCAGGAGACGCGGGGGCGGCCGGAGGCCACCGGATCGTCTTCGCCCGGTACACGGCGGCAGCGCCCACGGAAGACCTCTACGCGATCTCCCCCAGCGGCGGCACGCCCGTCCCGCTGACCCACACCGCCACCGTCAGCGAGGTGATGCCCAGTTGGTCGCCGGACGGCAAGCGGGTGGCCTTCGTCCGCTATGGATCCGGTGGCGCCATCGACGGCATCTGGACGATGAAGACCACGGGCGGCGACCTGAAGGCCGTCCCGGGCACCAAGGGCGCCTCCGACCCGGCCTGGTCCCCCGACGGCAAGCGGATCGCCTACGCCAAGCCGGTGGGCACCCAGCGCGAGATCTATGTGGCCGACATCGACGGCACGCCCGCCACCCGGCTCACCCACACCGCGGCGGACGACCTCCACCCGACGTGGTCCCCGGACGGCAAGTACCTGGCGTTCAACCGCACGGACGCGGCCGGACACAGCAGGCTGATGCGGATCCGGCTGTCCACCCTGGCTGAGACCGCGGTGACCGGTCCCGGCTCCCACGACTGGACGCCCGACTGGTCGCACGGCAACCGCATCGCCTTCAGCCGCGTGGACGCCTCCGGGTTCGCCCACCTCTACTTCGTCCGTCCCGACGGCACCGGACTCCACCGCATCACCGCGGCCCGCTTCAACGACAAGAACCCTTCCTGGTCCCCCGACGGCAGCCGCCTCGTCTTCACCAGAGGCGGCACCGACGACACGGACCCCGAACACCTCTGCCTGGTACGGGCCGACGGCACCGCACTGGCCCTGCTCACCAAGACCGACTCCCATGACCTGGAGGCCGACTGGCGCCCGTAG
- a CDS encoding VOC family protein — MTSKFTELAIDCADPQGLARFWCAVLDYEVQEEEDGFVAIGSPLVPEGKDRLGPVPPSLTFARVPEGKTVKNRLHIDVNPTDREQDEEVRRLLDLGARHADVGQTGEESWVTLADPEGNEFCVLAGRRP; from the coding sequence ATGACCAGTAAGTTCACCGAGCTGGCGATCGACTGTGCGGATCCCCAGGGTCTCGCCCGGTTCTGGTGCGCGGTTCTGGATTACGAGGTGCAGGAGGAAGAGGACGGATTCGTAGCCATCGGCTCCCCTCTGGTGCCTGAAGGCAAGGACCGCCTCGGCCCGGTGCCACCGTCGTTGACCTTCGCGCGCGTACCCGAGGGCAAGACCGTCAAGAACCGGCTCCACATCGACGTCAACCCCACCGACAGGGAGCAGGACGAAGAGGTCCGTCGTCTGCTCGACCTGGGTGCACGACATGCAGATGTCGGGCAGACCGGTGAGGAGAGCTGGGTGACCCTGGCCGACCCGGAGGGGAACGAGTTCTGTGTCCTCGCGGGACGCCGCCCCTGA
- a CDS encoding IMP dehydrogenase has translation MAQVIAEVSRTFNEFLLLPNRTRTDCSAATVDLRTPLVRHVAGEASAIELQSPFTSAIMQAVSTPELAIALARSGGLSFVHHNQPIEDQAAAVRQVKNFKAGFVTSDTNVRPDDTLGLLVEVMRRTGHSTAAVTHDGTATGRLLGLVTSRDFHPQRHDLDGPVSGRMTPVAELAHAGADITLSEANARLWDERLDCLPVLDTEGHLQHLVFRSDYADNKRFPNQVVDAAKRLRVGAGINTHDYQERVPALLEAGADALCFDSSDGYSDWQAQALSWVKKHHPEIPVGGGNVVDGEAFTFLAEAGADFVKVGVGGGSICITRDQKGIGRGQASAVLDVAAARDAYRERTGEYVPICSDGGLVHDYHVALALAMGADFVMMGRYFARFDQAAGAKLPTRDGFVKEYWGEGSNRARNWQRYGQGGQGLVFEEGVDGYVPYAGDLNEGLALTVAKLKTTMVSCGSNTLPEFQSTARLTLVSDQSFQESHANVTLRDTPATVS, from the coding sequence GTGGCACAGGTCATCGCCGAGGTCTCGCGGACGTTCAACGAGTTTCTGCTCTTGCCGAACCGGACGCGGACCGACTGTTCGGCTGCGACGGTCGACTTGCGTACGCCGCTGGTGCGGCACGTCGCGGGCGAGGCGTCGGCGATCGAGCTGCAGTCCCCGTTCACGTCCGCGATCATGCAGGCCGTCAGTACACCCGAGCTCGCGATCGCGCTCGCGCGAAGCGGTGGTCTGAGCTTCGTCCACCACAACCAGCCGATCGAGGACCAGGCCGCGGCGGTCCGCCAGGTGAAGAACTTCAAGGCCGGGTTCGTCACCAGCGACACCAACGTCCGCCCCGACGACACCCTGGGCCTCCTGGTCGAGGTCATGCGCCGCACCGGTCACAGCACCGCCGCGGTCACCCACGACGGGACCGCCACCGGCCGTCTGCTCGGCCTGGTGACCTCCCGGGACTTCCACCCCCAGCGTCATGACCTGGACGGACCGGTCAGCGGCCGGATGACCCCCGTCGCCGAACTGGCCCATGCCGGGGCCGACATCACGCTTTCCGAAGCCAACGCGCGGCTGTGGGACGAACGGCTGGACTGCCTCCCGGTGCTCGACACCGAGGGCCATCTGCAGCACCTGGTGTTCCGTTCCGACTACGCGGACAACAAGCGCTTCCCGAACCAGGTCGTGGACGCCGCCAAGCGTCTGCGTGTGGGCGCGGGTATCAACACCCACGACTATCAGGAGCGCGTCCCGGCCCTGCTGGAGGCCGGTGCGGACGCGCTGTGCTTCGACTCGTCCGACGGTTACAGCGACTGGCAGGCGCAGGCGCTGTCCTGGGTGAAGAAGCACCATCCGGAGATCCCGGTCGGCGGCGGCAACGTGGTCGACGGGGAGGCGTTCACCTTCCTCGCCGAGGCGGGAGCGGACTTCGTCAAGGTCGGGGTGGGCGGCGGTTCCATCTGCATCACCCGGGACCAGAAGGGTATCGGCCGCGGCCAGGCCAGCGCGGTGCTGGACGTCGCGGCGGCCCGGGACGCGTACCGCGAACGCACCGGTGAGTACGTACCGATCTGTTCCGACGGTGGGTTGGTGCACGACTACCACGTGGCCCTGGCGCTGGCGATGGGGGCCGACTTCGTCATGATGGGGCGTTACTTCGCCCGCTTCGACCAGGCGGCCGGCGCGAAGCTGCCCACCCGCGACGGCTTCGTGAAGGAGTACTGGGGCGAGGGCTCCAACCGGGCCCGCAACTGGCAGCGCTACGGCCAGGGAGGTCAGGGGCTGGTCTTCGAGGAAGGCGTGGACGGCTACGTCCCCTACGCGGGCGACCTCAACGAAGGGCTCGCCCTGACCGTCGCCAAGCTCAAGACCACGATGGTCTCCTGCGGCTCCAACACCCTGCCGGAATTCCAGTCCACGGCCCGGCTGACCCTCGTATCGGACCAGAGCTTCCAGGAGAGCCACGCCAACGTCACTCTGAGGGACACCCCGGCGACGGTCTCCTGA
- the dnaN gene encoding DNA polymerase III subunit beta gives MEFRIERSAFAEAVAWAARSLPTRSPVPVLGGLLLTAEEGLLRISGFDYEVSANIEVPAETVEAGQVLVLGRRLLDICKVLPDAVVECALDGARFTVEGGGTRFGLSTLPREEYPRLPGLPELRGVVDAGEFAAAVAQVVIAAGRDDALPVLTGIGLRLDGESMTLAASDRYRYAVRTVTWNPDAVDSEAVEVVVPGRRLTEIARSLAKSGLIRIGLSGPGSPGSGLIGFEGAGMHTTVRLLEGRLPRYDKLFTLDSPAVAVVEREPLADAVRRVAIVAEPNSPIRLDFSTEGSVLLQAGYEDDIAAQQLPAALTAAEDMAVAFNPAYLLEALNSFSAARVRFELLGPGQRALLTGVPGSDHTERDEHQHLLMSVRQLS, from the coding sequence ATGGAATTCCGAATCGAGAGAAGCGCTTTCGCGGAGGCTGTGGCGTGGGCTGCCCGGTCGCTGCCCACGCGGTCGCCCGTGCCGGTACTGGGCGGCCTCCTGCTGACCGCCGAGGAGGGCCTGCTCCGTATCTCCGGCTTTGACTACGAGGTGTCCGCGAACATCGAGGTGCCGGCCGAGACGGTGGAAGCCGGCCAGGTCCTCGTCCTGGGGCGCCGCCTGCTCGACATCTGCAAGGTGCTGCCCGACGCCGTGGTGGAGTGCGCGCTGGATGGCGCGCGTTTCACCGTGGAAGGCGGTGGTACGCGGTTCGGACTCTCGACGCTGCCTCGGGAGGAGTATCCGCGGCTGCCCGGGCTGCCGGAGTTGCGCGGTGTGGTGGACGCCGGGGAGTTCGCGGCGGCGGTGGCTCAGGTCGTGATCGCCGCGGGGCGTGACGATGCCCTTCCGGTCCTCACCGGCATCGGGCTCCGGCTGGACGGCGAGTCGATGACGCTGGCGGCCTCGGACCGCTACCGCTATGCCGTGCGTACGGTGACGTGGAACCCCGACGCGGTGGACTCTGAAGCCGTGGAGGTGGTGGTTCCCGGTCGCAGGCTGACCGAAATCGCCCGCTCGCTGGCGAAGTCAGGCCTGATCCGTATCGGACTGAGTGGCCCGGGCAGCCCGGGTAGCGGTCTCATCGGTTTCGAGGGAGCCGGGATGCACACGACGGTGCGGCTGCTGGAAGGCCGACTGCCGCGCTACGACAAGCTGTTCACCCTGGACAGCCCGGCCGTCGCGGTCGTCGAGCGGGAGCCGCTCGCCGACGCGGTCCGCCGCGTCGCGATCGTCGCGGAACCCAACAGCCCGATCCGCCTGGACTTCTCCACCGAGGGATCGGTCCTCCTCCAGGCGGGTTACGAGGACGACATCGCCGCCCAGCAGCTTCCTGCCGCCCTGACGGCCGCCGAGGACATGGCGGTCGCCTTCAACCCGGCATATCTGTTGGAGGCCCTCAACTCCTTCAGCGCCGCGCGGGTGCGTTTCGAACTGCTGGGCCCCGGCCAGCGGGCGCTGCTCACCGGCGTACCGGGGTCGGACCACACCGAGCGCGACGAGCACCAGCATCTGCTCATGTCCGTACGGCAGTTGAGCTGA